A genomic segment from Cervus elaphus chromosome 14, mCerEla1.1, whole genome shotgun sequence encodes:
- the FBXO28 gene encoding F-box only protein 28, translated as MAAASEERMAEEGGGGHGDGGSPSAIASTQRLPPPPPPQPPQPGSQAPPAPALAPDQLPQNNTLVALPIVAIENILSFMSYDEISQLRLVCKRMDLVCQRMLNQGFLKVERYHNLCQKQVKAQLPRRESERRNHSLARHADILAAVETRLSLLNMTFMKYVDSNLCCFIPGKVIDEIYRVLRYVNSTRAPQRAHEVLQELRDISSMAMEYFDEKIVPILKRKLPGSDVSGRLMGSPPVPGPSAALTTMQLFSKQNPSRQEVTKLQQQVKTNGAGVTVLRREISELRTKVQEQQKQLQDQDQKLLEQTQIIGEQNARLAELERKLREVMESAVGNSSGSGQSEESPRKRKKAAEAIDSLRKSKRLRNRK; from the exons ATGGCGGCAGCGTCGGAGGAGCGGATGGCTGAGGAAGGAGGCGGCGGTCACGGCGACGGCGGCTCCCCTTCGGCCATCGCCTCTACCCAGCGactgcccccaccacccccgccccagcccccgcAGCCGGGATCCCAGGCGCCCCCAGCCCCGGCGCTGGCTCCGGACCAGCTGCCTCAAAACAACACGCTGGTGGCGCTGCCCATCGTAGCCATCGAGAACATCCTCAGCTTTATGTCCTACGACGAAATTAGCCAGCTCCGTCTG GTTTGTAAAAGAATGGACTTGGTCTGCCAGAGAATGTTGAATCAGGGATTTCTAAAGGTGGAAAGGTACCATAATCTATGTCAGAAACAAGTTAAAGCACAACTCCCAAG gaGAGAGTCAGAAAGGAGAAACCATTCATTAGCTCGGCATGCAGACATCCTCGCTGCTGTTGAAACAAGGCTGTCATTATTAAATATGACTTTCATGAAGTATGTGGATTCCAATCTCTGTTGCTTCATCCCAGGAAAG GTGATTGATGAGATTTATCGTGTGTTGAGATATGTCAATTCTACCAGAGCCCCTCAGCGAGCTCATGAAGTACTTCAAGAGTTAAGGGATATTTCCTCCATGGCAATGGAATACTTTGATGAAAAGATTGTTCCAATTCTAAAGAGGAAATTACCAGGATCAGATGTATCTGGAAGACTCATGGGCTctcctccag TTCCAGGACCTTCTGCAGCCTTGACTACAATGCAACTCTTCTCCAAGCAAAACCCTTCAAGACAAGAGGTTACCAAACTCCAGCAGCAGGTTAAGACAAATGGTGCTGGGGTGACTGTTCTCAGGCGTGAAATTTCTGAGCTTCGCACCAAAGTGCAAGAACAGCAGAAACAACTTCAAGACCAGGACCAGAAACTTCTAGAGCAGACCCAGATCATAGGTGAACAGAATGCACGGTTGGCAGAGCTGGAGCGCAAATTGCGAGAAGTAATGGAAAGTGCAGTGGGTAACTCCTCAGGGTCTGGGCAAAGCGAAGAGTCTCCTCGGAAACGGAAAAAGGCCGCAGAAGCCATAGACTCTCTTAGGAAATCTAAACGTCTCCGGAATAGAAAGTAA